One Aegilops tauschii subsp. strangulata cultivar AL8/78 chromosome 7, Aet v6.0, whole genome shotgun sequence genomic window carries:
- the LOC109774505 gene encoding uncharacterized protein, with the protein MASPRGLAGLLCFALAAAAASAAQYRVGEQRGWSVPAAGAEPLNTWSSRMRFIIGDQLLFVYPKDTDSVLLVDQAAYNACNTTTYVSKFQGGSTVFTLDRSGPFFFISGNEASCKAEQKLIVVVLSVDHTPPGLLPPPPPPSMPPSSAPPMPSPMSPPSMTPPSAAPMPSPMSPPSMTPPSAAPMPSPMLPPSMTPPSAAPMPSPVSPPSMTPPSAAPMPSPVSPPSMTPPSAAPMPSPMAPPSMTPPSAAPMPSPMSPPSMTPPSGAPMPSPLSPTAAPGATPDSPPATTSPAPSPGTPGGGSSPGTPGSDTSSPPAPAADGANSTTPGSAAAPVTAGLIGTLAAGIGYAMLAI; encoded by the exons ATGGCGAGTCCTCGTGGTCTGGCGGGGCTCCTCTGCTTCGCCCTCGCGGCCGCGGCGGCGAGCGCGGCGCAGTACCGGGTCGGCGAGCAGCGGGGGTGGAGCGTGCCGGCGGCCGGCGCCGAGCCGCTCAACACGTGGTCGTcgcggatgcggttcatcatcgGCGACCAGCTCC TGTTCGTGTACCCCAAGGACACGGACTCGGTGCTGCTGGTGGACCAGGCGGCGTACAACGCGTGCAACACCACGACCTACGTGAGCAAGTTCCAGGGCGGCAGCACCGTCTTCACGCTCGACCGCTCCggccccttcttcttcatcagcggCAACGAGGCCAGCTGCAAGGCGGAGCAGAAGCTCATCGTCGTCGTGCTCTCCGTCGACCACACCCCGCCGGGCCTcctgccgccgccccctcctccctccatgCCACCGTCGTCCGCGCCGCCCATGCCCAGCCCGATGTCGCCGCCTTCCATGacgccgccgtccgccgcgccCATGCCCAGCCCGATGTCGCCTCCTTCCATGacgccgccgtccgccgcgccCATGCCCAGTCCGATGTTGCCTCCTTCCATGACACCGCCGTCCGCCGCGCCGATGCCCAGCCCGGTGTCGCCGCCTTCCATGACACCGCCGTCGGCCGCGCCGATGCCCAGCCCGGTGTCGCCGCCTTCCATGACACCGCCGTCCGCCGCGCCGATGCCCAGCCCGATGGCTCCTCCTTCCATGACACCACCATCCGCCGCGCCGATGCCGAGCCCGATGTCTCCCCCTTCCATGACACCGCCGTCCGGCGCACCGATGCCCAGCCCGTTGTCTCCGACAGCTGCTCCCGGGGCAACCCCGGACTCGCCACCGGCGACGACGAGTCCAGCTCCGTCGCCGGGTACACCTGGAGGCGGATCATCGCCGGGCACCCCTGGATCCGACACGAGCagcccgccggcgccggccgccgacgggGCGAACTCGACCACGCCGGGAAGCGCGGCTGCTCCGGTAACGGCAGGCCTGATCGGCACGCTTGCAGCAGGCATCGGCTACGCCATGCTCGCTATCTGA
- the LOC123494739 gene encoding small ribosomal subunit protein uS11y, which translates to MKVKADRDESSPYAAMLASQDVATRCKELGITALHIKLRATGGNKTKTPGPGAQFALRALARSGMKIGRIEDVTPVPTDSTRRKGGRRGRRL; encoded by the exons ATGAAGGTCAAGGCTGATCGTGATGAGTCTTCACCCTATGCTGCTATGCTTGCATCTCAGGATGTTGCTACCCGTTGCAAG GAGCTTGGTATCACCGCGCTGCACATTAAGCTCCGTGCCACTGGAGGCAACAAGACCAAGACACCAGGACCTGGAGCTCAGTTTGCTCTCAGGGCTCTTGCTCGTTCTGGGATGAAAATTGGGCGCATTG AGGACGTGACTCCAGTTCCCACTGACAGCACCCGCCGGAagggaggaaggaggggaaggAGGTTGTAG